ACAATTTAATATACAGATAAATAACAGAAAAAAGCGTGCACAGGAACAGCAAACAGCTGAAATAAAAAACTTGGCAGTTGGACTATATAATCAATTGCACATGGGCTTGCTTAATCAAAATCAAATCTCTGACTCCTTCGCTTCTTGAGCCTGCAAGCGTCTTGTCCTGTGTTCCGGTAATTCCACATACGCCAGAATAGCATAGAACATCTGCCCCAGGCCGAAGCGGGTAACATAACTGTTACTTACAAAGTTCATGAAAATAACAGCTAAAAACAGAGCAAGAAACACATAGCGTTGCCTGCCCTCAAGTAATCTGATCTTTCGAAACAGGCAGATTTGGAAAGCCACAAAAAGTGAAAAGCCAATAACCCCGGTCTGGGTCATTACTTCAAGAAAATCATTGTGACTGTTAAGCATATCCCCAACCTGCTCCCGCTTACGTTCCGCAATATGGGAGTTGATGTTACCGACACCGACACCGGCCAGTATACGATCCAGAGGCTGTTCGGAGAACTCCTCAATATTGTGCATCCAGATAGCTGGTCTACCGGAACCGAACTGACTCTTGTCCGGACCTTTGGCAGAATCAACCATGTCAAAAAAGATCGTATACAAAACAGCAGCGGAAAGAACCGCTATGATACCAATGACAGCTGTAAGCAGCGCCAGGAGACGTTTATTCACTCTGAACAGGTAATAGTAGATAAAAAGCATATACCCCAAAAAGCAGGTACGCACATAACTTTTATACAGACAGTAGAATGCGAATACGGATATAAAGCACGAAAACAGGAAAAAGGCTCTTTGCTTGAATATTGATTCGAGATCTTCTCGTTCTGAACAGATGACAGCATACACGACCAGCCCCATCAAATATAACGCCATACAATGCCCAAGGTTGTGTGGGTTGGCATACACACCGCAGTAACGGTAAAGATTGTTCCAGTACAATACGGTGTAAAGTCCCAAACCCTGCACAATTAAAAATGAGCTGGCAAGGATCGGTGCAGCGTAACCAACGAGCATCATTTTCAAATATCTGACATAACTTCTGACATCCATAATTACATTTTTCAAAACAAAGTAAGTTATGAATGGAAGAACAAATTTAGCTGCGTCCTTAATATGAGACCGGTCAACATATAAGAGATAAATGAACAGGACCCAAAAAACAAAAGCAAACAGAAAAAAATCAACAGACGAAATATTCAATCTTTTGGTCATGATAGCACGCAGAATGAAAGCAACTATCAAAACCCCGGTTGCAAAAATAGCAAAAACCTCAGTCACGTTAAGACCGAAAACCAGCCACCCTATGTCAATGAACATGATCGGGCGGAAAAAGAAAAACAGGAATAATAAACCAGTCATGCAACCTACCGAATATGTTTATTTTCCCGGAACAATCCGGGAATAAAATTCCAGAATACGTTCAGCAACCTTACCGGAAGCAAAATGCTCTGTGGCGTAGTTACGGGCATTTTCCGCCACGCTGATTCTCAAGTCCGGATTATCAATCAGAATCCCCACGGACTCAGCAATGGCCTCAGCACTGACCTCTTCCAGTAATATCGCGGTCTTCCCCGGTTGAATAAAATCCTTAATCCCACCGGCACCGGTAACAACAGAAGCCATACCGGATGCCATAGCTTCCAGCAGGGAAACAGGACATCCTTCGCGGCTGGTCGGCAACAGGTAAATACAATTTTCCTGCAATACCATAAACTTATCTTCGTCCTGAATATAACCAGGAAATGAAATATCTTTAAGCCCCAAATCAGCGGCACGCATTTTCAAAGCTTCAAGTTCAGGTCCATCCCCTGCCATAACCAGCTTCAACCCAGAATACCTTTCACTTAAAAGCGCATAACCATCAAGCAGTTCGTATACTCCTTTACCAACTATCATCCGGGAAAGAAACAGCAGGGATTTACCATCCCCCTTGCAAGCTGAAGAAGCGGGGACTTTCGCCATGTCCACCATTGTGCTGACAACTTCAACCTTTGACGCGTCCACTCCAGACCGGATCAGCTCTTTTTTGAAATCATCAGCGAGTACTGTAATAATGCCGGCGCGGTTAAATACTGTGCGTAGAAGTACAGCGGTAATCCTGCCTGAGGCAAGGCGTTTAAAAAAAACATCATCCCAGCCATGAATAAAAATCAGCACTTTTCCCGAAGACCCAAACAAGTAAAAAACGAAGAAAAGAGCCGCCTCCTTAAGTACAGAGACAAGGTTCATTGAAGGATTCATGTGGATAATATCGAAACGGTTGCCACTAAGCAGACGAGCGAAACAGAACAAATCCGCCAGCGTCCTGAATATACGCATTATTCCTTTCTGATTTACCCGGCGCCCGAAGGCGGCATGTGTGACATCCACCTTACCTTCAAATTCCCTCATGAAAAGTTTGACGGTTTCAACCACTCCACCCATATGCTGTAAATCTGTGGATACAAGCAATAAACGCATCCAACCTCCTGTACTTGCCAGTTTGACTACCAAGTACTTCATTTACTGTCACTACTCCAGCCAATTGTGTTCAACATCCCCCAGAAGACCATACTCAGGATGCCAACCAATACCCGAAACAATTCTTAAACACATTGTAACAGCACAGTAACAACTGTCCCCAAATTGGGAGTAGTTTTTTCGAACCATAGCAAATGAAGTTATTCTACGAATACAACTCGTTAAACATATATCTGCCGGGAGCATTACATCATGCTGCAACTACTTAAGAAAAAAGCCTCAGACATAGTCAAGAACCAGAATGAAAAATTGAATCTATTTGAAGGACCGGGCATAGGAAGCCTCATACAGAATGTAGGCTGCCTCAATATATTATATTTTGCGGTTCAGGATTTTCCAACCCTTGCAGCCATGTACGGTCCTGAGTGGGCAGAGCAGCTTGAAACAGAAATACGCATGTACATTGATGTTGAAGGTCGCGAGATCCTGCAACAGGAGGAATTTCACGTATTTTCATTTAATGCGGGAGAGTTCTTTCTGCTTGATCCGAAAGAACGGATCGTCTGCGTATCTCTTGAAGAAGTTGCCTATCAATTTAAGGTAAATCTGGAAAACAGGCTTAAAAGCGACCAGATCAGCAGAACCGGCAATAACGTAACAATAAACAGCGGGCACTCTTCTTTTCAGGCTGCCCAGACCAATGACAAGCTATGGTCAAGTTTCCTTTCCGCCATCGGCGAAGCGCGCCTTGAGGCTCAGAAAAATGTGGACATATCCAAGCTTGAACTGAGCAATGAGTTTATTGATATTCTTCACAGCGCAGATATCCGCTGCCATTACCAGCCAATTGTAAATTTGAACGACAAATCAATTCACGGTTGGGAAGCATTAGCCCGGGGCCCCATAAATTCGCCATTTCGATCTCCACTTACTCTTTTTGATATGGCGGAAAAACTTGGTAAACTTTTCCAGCTTGAAAAAATGTGCCGAGAAGCAGCCATAAAAGAATTCGGTGAACACAGCCCCCATCACAAACTTTTCCTTAATATTCACCCCAGAACAATTGTCGATCCCAAGTTCACTTCCGGTGAGACTAAAATCCTGCTTGATCGTTGGGGACTTAAGCCCGGAAACATCGTCTTTGAAATAACCGAGCGCCACAGTGTTAAAGACTTCAAGACCTTCCGCAAAACCTTGGACCACTACCGCAATCAGGGTTATCTGGTCGCAATAGATGATGCAGGTACCGGATACTCCGGTCTTTCTTCCATAGCTGAAATAAAACCAGACTACATTAAACTTGATAAGTCTTTTGTGGACAACATCGAAACCAATCAGGTCAACCGTGCGTTAATTGACACATTTACCGATTTTGCCGAAAAAATAGGTGGCAAGCTGATTGTTGAAGGCATTGAAACTCAGGAACAGGCCCGGACTGTAACTGATATGGGGGTTCACCTCGGACAGGGATATTTTTTTGCCAAACCGCAACGACTCAAGCCGGAGCTTACAGAACAGGCTATCAACATGCGCCGCAACTCCAACTTTATCGCAAACGTCGCGACCTACGGTATTCCGGTAAAAAATCTGGTCAATCAGGTTGAATCCGTCGAAGCAGACACTCCGGTTCCCATAGCTCAACAGATATTCAAGGAAACCAATGCCCTGAACTGCGTAGTTGTTGTCAAAAACAACTACCCTTGCGGTCTGGTCATGGAGTATAACCTGAACAAACACCTTTCCGGGAAATATGGGGTGGCACTCTACTCCAACAAACCTATATCGTCAGTCATGGATGATGCACCGCTTATTGTTGATCTTGAAACCACAGTTGAAAAAGTCTCACAGCAGGCCATGGCCAGATCACGCAAGAAAGCTTACGATGACGTGATTGTCACATGGAAAGGACAGCTCATGGGCACAGTTTCAGTGCAGAAGCTGCTTGATACACTGGCCCATGTGCAGGTGGAAGTCGCCAAGGGAACCAACCCGTTGAGCGGACTGCCCGGCAACCTTGATATTGAAAAAGAAATCGATCGCCGCATGAAGACTTGCGAAAAATACAGTATTATTTACGCCGATCTGGATAACTTCAAAGTCTACAATGACACTTATGGATTTAAAAACGGCGACAAGATCATCCTTCAGATCAGTAAGATCATCTCATGGGCTACCAAAAAACATGGTAATAGCGACGATTTTGTCGGACATATTGGAGGTGATGATTTCGTAATGGTCACCAACCCGGCTAAGGCTGAACGCATCTGCAAGTCAATAACCCGAGTATTCAAAAGACTGGTAAAAAACAATTACAACATCGAAGATGCCAGCAAGGGCTGGATGGAAGGAAAAGGCCGCGACGGTTCAATAGCAAAATTCCCACTAGTATCTATTTCAATGGCTATTCTGGACTGCGAACATGACCAGAATCTCATGGAAATAGGCGAACAGGCCGCTTCACTTAAGAAATGGGCCAAATCCATCGAGGGGAACTGCTGGGTCCGCGAAAGACGCAAGAAATAGATAGCGCCGCCGAGAACGCTCAAACTACAACAAATTTTCGTCGAAAATCTGCTTTATGCGATATCGAAGGTTGGTAAAACGCTTACCCGCAGTAATATTATTCAGACCGATGGAGAAAGCTCTTTTGCTGCCGATAAGTACAGCCAGTTTTCGCGCGCGGGTCAGGCCTGTGTAGAGCAGGTTACGCTGGAGAAGCAGGTAATGCTGCGAAACAATAGGCATGACTACAGCCGGATACTCACTACCCTGCGATTTATGCACGCTCACAGCATAGGCCAGTGTCAGTTCATCAAGCTCTGAAAGCTCATAATGTACAATGTTACCGTCAAATTCTGCGGTTAATTCATTAGCTTCGGTATCAATATACATGACCCGGCCAAGGTCACCGTTAAAGACTTCCTTCTCATAGTTATTACGTAGCTGCAAAACCCGGTCACCTACACGGTATTCGACGAAGCCGCGCTTAATGCCCTTGCCATTGCCCGGATTAAGCCTCTCCTGCAAAATAGCGTTCAACTTCTGGGTTCCCACGTCCCCTTTATGCATGGGGGTTAAAACCTGCACGTCGGTCATGGGATCAAGACCGTAGCGTTCAGGAATTCTCTCGCACACTGTCTGGGCGATCATTTCCTGCACCTTTAGCGGAGATTCCTGATGAATCCAGAAGAAATCGGCTTCCGGTGCTTGAGCGGGATGTCCTAAAGGAAATTCTCCGTCATTTATGCGGTGGGCATTGACGACAATATAACTTTCCTGTGCCTGACGAAAAATATGGTTCAGCACCGCACTGGGCACTTCTCCGCTTTGCAGAAGATCGGAAAGCACGTTACCCGGACCAACAGATGGTAACTGGTTGACGTCCCCCACAAAAATTACCCGGCAGGTCAATGGAACCGCACGCAGAACTGCAAGGCAAAGCTGCGCGTCGAGCATGGAAGCTTCATCAACAACCAGAACATCCGCTTTAAGCTTCTGGTCCTCGTTAAAATAAAATCCCCCGCTGTCAGGGGTGAACTGCAACATACGGTGAATGGTGGAAGCCTGTCGCCCTGTAGCTTCAGATAGACGCTTGGCGGCACGGCCTGTCGGAGCGGCCAGTTTGATTTTAAGTCCAAGCTCTTTCAGAGTCATAACCACAGCACGGGTGATGGTAGTCTTACCAGTGCCCGGTCCGCCGGTGATAATGAAAAATTTATTTACACAGGCTTCGAACACTGCTTCGCGCTGCTCGTCGGAAAGCTCAAAACCCAGCTCCGCTTCAACTTCCGGCAGAGCCTTTTCAACCTTTTCCCGGCTCACCGGGGAAGGATGGCTGACCAGC
Above is a genomic segment from Maridesulfovibrio sp. containing:
- a CDS encoding glycosyltransferase family 4 protein codes for the protein MRLLLVSTDLQHMGGVVETVKLFMREFEGKVDVTHAAFGRRVNQKGIMRIFRTLADLFCFARLLSGNRFDIIHMNPSMNLVSVLKEAALFFVFYLFGSSGKVLIFIHGWDDVFFKRLASGRITAVLLRTVFNRAGIITVLADDFKKELIRSGVDASKVEVVSTMVDMAKVPASSACKGDGKSLLFLSRMIVGKGVYELLDGYALLSERYSGLKLVMAGDGPELEALKMRAADLGLKDISFPGYIQDEDKFMVLQENCIYLLPTSREGCPVSLLEAMASGMASVVTGAGGIKDFIQPGKTAILLEEVSAEAIAESVGILIDNPDLRISVAENARNYATEHFASGKVAERILEFYSRIVPGK
- a CDS encoding GGDEF domain-containing protein translates to MLQLLKKKASDIVKNQNEKLNLFEGPGIGSLIQNVGCLNILYFAVQDFPTLAAMYGPEWAEQLETEIRMYIDVEGREILQQEEFHVFSFNAGEFFLLDPKERIVCVSLEEVAYQFKVNLENRLKSDQISRTGNNVTINSGHSSFQAAQTNDKLWSSFLSAIGEARLEAQKNVDISKLELSNEFIDILHSADIRCHYQPIVNLNDKSIHGWEALARGPINSPFRSPLTLFDMAEKLGKLFQLEKMCREAAIKEFGEHSPHHKLFLNIHPRTIVDPKFTSGETKILLDRWGLKPGNIVFEITERHSVKDFKTFRKTLDHYRNQGYLVAIDDAGTGYSGLSSIAEIKPDYIKLDKSFVDNIETNQVNRALIDTFTDFAEKIGGKLIVEGIETQEQARTVTDMGVHLGQGYFFAKPQRLKPELTEQAINMRRNSNFIANVATYGIPVKNLVNQVESVEADTPVPIAQQIFKETNALNCVVVVKNNYPCGLVMEYNLNKHLSGKYGVALYSNKPISSVMDDAPLIVDLETTVEKVSQQAMARSRKKAYDDVIVTWKGQLMGTVSVQKLLDTLAHVQVEVAKGTNPLSGLPGNLDIEKEIDRRMKTCEKYSIIYADLDNFKVYNDTYGFKNGDKIILQISKIISWATKKHGNSDDFVGHIGGDDFVMVTNPAKAERICKSITRVFKRLVKNNYNIEDASKGWMEGKGRDGSIAKFPLVSISMAILDCEHDQNLMEIGEQAASLKKWAKSIEGNCWVRERRKK
- a CDS encoding ATP-dependent RecD-like DNA helicase, coding for MSDTLTGEVRTVVYHNEENGYIVARVSSKDEASQITVVGVLGSLTPGESVELHGRWKQHPKFGRQFEADYYERIRPATEAGVIRFLKSSSIKGVGESIATDMVKEFGVDVLDILDDEPEKLLKIKGISKKKLEDIKESWSSQREIKNLILFLHTHDVPPTYAAKIFNLYGAQSVSKISENPYELAYEIRGIGFKTADNMALKLGFSPDSPQRIEAAIVYSLFSLSERGGHMFSPKDKLIEDVAKMLGGVDLDLISEGIFSLEERKRVRVENLPEQDIDEAVFLMHFYRFEREICKRLHGLVSHPSPVSREKVEKALPEVEAELGFELSDEQREAVFEACVNKFFIITGGPGTGKTTITRAVVMTLKELGLKIKLAAPTGRAAKRLSEATGRQASTIHRMLQFTPDSGGFYFNEDQKLKADVLVVDEASMLDAQLCLAVLRAVPLTCRVIFVGDVNQLPSVGPGNVLSDLLQSGEVPSAVLNHIFRQAQESYIVVNAHRINDGEFPLGHPAQAPEADFFWIHQESPLKVQEMIAQTVCERIPERYGLDPMTDVQVLTPMHKGDVGTQKLNAILQERLNPGNGKGIKRGFVEYRVGDRVLQLRNNYEKEVFNGDLGRVMYIDTEANELTAEFDGNIVHYELSELDELTLAYAVSVHKSQGSEYPAVVMPIVSQHYLLLQRNLLYTGLTRARKLAVLIGSKRAFSIGLNNITAGKRFTNLRYRIKQIFDENLL
- a CDS encoding O-antigen ligase family protein, which translates into the protein MTGLLFLFFFFRPIMFIDIGWLVFGLNVTEVFAIFATGVLIVAFILRAIMTKRLNISSVDFFLFAFVFWVLFIYLLYVDRSHIKDAAKFVLPFITYFVLKNVIMDVRSYVRYLKMMLVGYAAPILASSFLIVQGLGLYTVLYWNNLYRYCGVYANPHNLGHCMALYLMGLVVYAVICSEREDLESIFKQRAFFLFSCFISVFAFYCLYKSYVRTCFLGYMLFIYYYLFRVNKRLLALLTAVIGIIAVLSAAVLYTIFFDMVDSAKGPDKSQFGSGRPAIWMHNIEEFSEQPLDRILAGVGVGNINSHIAERKREQVGDMLNSHNDFLEVMTQTGVIGFSLFVAFQICLFRKIRLLEGRQRYVFLALFLAVIFMNFVSNSYVTRFGLGQMFYAILAYVELPEHRTRRLQAQEAKESEI